The following coding sequences lie in one Sphingobium sp. KCTC 72723 genomic window:
- a CDS encoding enoyl-CoA hydratase-related protein → MTYETILVEQRDAVTLITLNRPQALNALNGQVLADLSAAMAAYDADPTQHCAVVTGSEKAFAAGADIKEMVDKEGADFFLQDFFSGWQTGVVATRKPWIAAVAGFALGGGCELAMMADFIIAADTAKFGQPEIKLGVAPGMGGSQRLTRAVGKAKAMEMCLTGRMMGAEEAERAGLVSRIVPAADLLDDALKTAAAIAAMPPMAAMVNKEMINIAFETGLVQGLLTERRMFQILTATQDKKEGMTAFVEKRPGVWQGR, encoded by the coding sequence ATGACCTATGAAACGATCCTGGTCGAACAGCGCGACGCGGTGACGCTGATCACGCTCAACCGGCCGCAGGCATTGAATGCGCTGAACGGGCAGGTGCTGGCCGATCTGTCCGCTGCCATGGCCGCCTATGACGCGGACCCGACCCAGCATTGCGCGGTGGTGACGGGCAGCGAAAAGGCGTTTGCGGCAGGCGCGGACATCAAGGAAATGGTCGACAAGGAAGGGGCCGACTTCTTCCTTCAGGATTTCTTTTCCGGCTGGCAGACCGGCGTTGTCGCCACGCGCAAGCCGTGGATCGCGGCGGTCGCGGGCTTTGCGCTGGGTGGCGGGTGCGAGTTGGCGATGATGGCCGACTTCATCATCGCGGCGGACACCGCGAAATTCGGCCAGCCTGAAATCAAGCTGGGCGTGGCGCCGGGCATGGGCGGATCGCAGCGACTGACCCGCGCGGTGGGCAAGGCCAAGGCCATGGAAATGTGCCTGACCGGGCGGATGATGGGCGCGGAAGAAGCCGAACGCGCCGGGCTGGTCAGCCGGATCGTGCCAGCCGCCGATTTGCTGGACGATGCGCTCAAGACCGCCGCCGCGATCGCCGCGATGCCGCCGATGGCCGCCATGGTGAACAAGGAAATGATCAACATCGCGTTCGAGACGGGTCTGGTCCAGGGGCTGCTGACCGAGCGGCGCATGTTCCAGATTTTGACGGCGACGCAGGACAAGAAGGAAGGCATGACCGCCTTCGTCGAAAAGCGTCCAGGCGTGTGGCAGGGGCGCTGA
- a CDS encoding ABC transporter permease gives MSLQNLRAIAAIYKFELHRFRRTWLTGLLVPVITTSLYFVVFGGAIGSRMTEVDGIAYAAFIVPGLIMMAMFTESIFNASFGIYMPKFTGTIYELLSAPVSATETIIAYVGAAATKSLIVGSIIFLTAHLFVDVPIAHPFAMFGFMVLIAISFCLFGFILGVWAQSFEQLQVIPLLLIMPMTFLGGAFYSVKMLAEPWQTITLFNPIVYLISGFRWTFFGRGDVGIEFSLIFVAAMMAVCIAIIGWMFRTGYRLKK, from the coding sequence ATGAGCCTGCAAAATCTGCGCGCCATCGCGGCGATCTATAAGTTCGAACTGCACCGTTTCCGCCGCACCTGGCTGACCGGGTTGCTGGTGCCGGTCATTACCACGTCGCTCTATTTCGTCGTGTTCGGCGGGGCGATCGGGTCGCGGATGACGGAGGTGGACGGCATTGCCTATGCCGCGTTCATCGTGCCGGGCCTGATCATGATGGCGATGTTCACCGAAAGCATCTTCAACGCCAGTTTCGGCATTTATATGCCCAAATTCACTGGCACCATCTATGAACTGCTGTCTGCGCCAGTGTCCGCCACCGAAACGATCATTGCCTATGTCGGCGCGGCGGCGACCAAGTCGCTGATCGTGGGGAGCATCATATTCCTGACCGCGCATCTGTTCGTCGATGTGCCGATCGCCCATCCCTTTGCGATGTTCGGCTTCATGGTGCTGATCGCGATCAGTTTCTGCCTGTTCGGCTTCATCCTGGGGGTGTGGGCGCAAAGTTTCGAGCAGTTGCAGGTCATTCCGCTGCTGCTGATCATGCCGATGACGTTTTTGGGCGGGGCATTTTATTCGGTCAAGATGCTGGCCGAACCATGGCAGACGATCACCTTGTTCAATCCGATCGTCTACCTGATTTCCGGCTTCCGCTGGACCTTCTTTGGCCGGGGCGATGTGGGAATCGAGTTCAGCCTGATCTTCGTCGCGGCGATGATGGCCGTTTGCATCGCCATCATCGGGTGGATGTTCCGGACGGGCTATCGTTTGAAGAAGTGA
- a CDS encoding class I SAM-dependent methyltransferase: MQHKHKRSRAIALPNGEFRARATEYLDFLAAWVKKPRQTASVVPSSRYLARLMVAQVDPADGRVLELGGGTGVFTRAILQTGLPPEKLEVVEINPAFARGLRRHFPHVSVLETPAQIVSTATAGEPGEYQTVVSGLPLLAMDRHMHMDILSESFRMLQPGGSFVQFTYSMRPPVSREVIDALDLDVVRAGQTVRNFPPATVFRFSRRGQ, encoded by the coding sequence ATGCAGCATAAGCATAAGCGCAGCAGGGCCATCGCTCTGCCGAACGGTGAATTTCGCGCCCGCGCCACCGAATATCTCGACTTTCTGGCCGCATGGGTCAAAAAGCCGCGCCAGACCGCGTCGGTCGTGCCGTCCAGCCGCTATCTGGCGCGATTGATGGTGGCGCAGGTCGATCCCGCCGATGGCCGTGTGCTGGAACTGGGCGGGGGAACGGGCGTGTTTACCCGCGCCATCCTGCAAACCGGGTTGCCGCCCGAAAAGCTGGAAGTGGTGGAAATCAACCCCGCCTTTGCGCGTGGGTTGCGGCGGCATTTCCCCCATGTGTCGGTGCTGGAAACCCCCGCGCAGATCGTGTCGACCGCGACCGCAGGCGAACCGGGCGAATATCAGACGGTGGTGAGCGGATTGCCGTTGCTGGCGATGGACCGGCATATGCACATGGACATATTGTCCGAATCCTTTCGCATGTTGCAACCGGGTGGCAGCTTCGTGCAGTTCACCTATTCGATGCGCCCGCCGGTCAGCCGCGAGGTGATCGACGCGCTGGACCTTGACGTCGTGCGCGCGGGCCAGACGGTGCGCAATTTCCCCCCGGCGACGGTGTTTCGGTTTTCGCGACGCGGGCAATAG
- the folE gene encoding GTP cyclohydrolase I FolE has protein sequence MAYDLDTETVGEGKLPVPAEVSDAIRTLIRWSGDVPEREGLIETPERVARAWKEYCRGYGDDPAYHLSRIFHEVGGYDDVVLLKGIPFQSHCEHHMAPIVGKAHIAYLPGDYVVGISKLARVLHAYANRLQVQERLTSEVANCIWEHLKPQGVAVVIEATHGCMTGRGVRTPGVIMKTSRMLGVFRDDEKSREEVLKLISS, from the coding sequence ATGGCTTATGACCTTGATACGGAAACCGTCGGCGAAGGCAAATTGCCGGTTCCGGCCGAAGTGTCGGACGCGATCCGCACGTTGATCCGTTGGTCGGGTGACGTTCCCGAACGTGAAGGGCTGATCGAAACGCCGGAACGAGTGGCGCGCGCGTGGAAGGAATATTGTCGCGGTTATGGCGACGATCCGGCCTATCATCTGTCGCGCATCTTCCATGAAGTGGGCGGTTATGACGATGTCGTGCTGCTCAAGGGCATTCCGTTCCAGTCGCATTGCGAACATCATATGGCGCCGATCGTGGGCAAGGCGCATATCGCCTATCTGCCCGGCGATTATGTCGTGGGCATTTCCAAGCTGGCCCGCGTGCTGCACGCCTATGCCAATCGCTTGCAGGTGCAGGAACGGCTGACGTCCGAAGTCGCCAACTGCATCTGGGAGCATTTGAAGCCCCAGGGCGTGGCGGTAGTGATCGAAGCGACCCATGGCTGCATGACGGGGCGGGGCGTGCGCACGCCGGGCGTGATCATGAAGACCAGCCGGATGCTGGGCGTGTTCCGCGACGATGAAAAATCGCGCGAGGAAGTGCTGAAACTCATATCTTCATGA
- a CDS encoding ABC transporter ATP-binding protein: MAAIIEITGLTKRYASGFEALKCVDLTINEGEIFALLGPNGAGKTTMISIICGIARATGGSVQVAGHDILRDYRGARSAIGLVPQELSTDQFERVIDTVTFSRGLFGKPRNDAHIERVLRDLSLWDKRNAKILELSGGMKRRVMIAKALSHEPRVLFLDEPTAGVDVELRRDMWKLIGQLRETGVTIILTTHYIEEAEEMADRVGVINRGELVLVEDKTALMKKLGKKTLTIVLADPIDTVPVELAEWGVTLKSEGHEIEYIFDTQAERTGVSSLLRKLGDMGIGYKDLNTAQSSLEDIFVSLVHEEKAA, from the coding sequence ATGGCAGCTATCATCGAAATTACCGGCCTGACCAAACGCTATGCGTCAGGGTTCGAGGCGCTGAAGTGCGTCGACCTGACGATCAACGAGGGCGAGATTTTCGCGCTGCTGGGGCCGAACGGCGCGGGCAAGACGACGATGATTTCGATCATTTGCGGCATCGCGCGGGCGACCGGCGGCAGCGTGCAGGTGGCCGGGCATGACATATTGCGCGACTATCGCGGTGCGCGGTCGGCCATCGGGCTGGTGCCGCAGGAATTGTCCACCGACCAGTTCGAGCGGGTGATCGACACGGTGACGTTCAGCCGTGGCCTGTTCGGCAAACCGCGCAATGACGCGCATATCGAGCGGGTGCTGCGCGACCTGTCGCTGTGGGACAAGCGCAACGCCAAGATATTGGAGCTGTCGGGCGGCATGAAGCGCCGCGTGATGATCGCCAAGGCGTTGAGCCATGAACCGCGCGTGCTGTTTCTGGACGAGCCGACGGCGGGCGTGGACGTGGAGTTGCGCCGCGACATGTGGAAGCTGATCGGGCAATTGCGCGAAACCGGGGTCACCATCATCCTGACCACCCATTATATCGAGGAAGCCGAGGAAATGGCCGACCGTGTGGGGGTGATCAACCGGGGTGAGCTTGTTCTGGTCGAGGACAAGACGGCGTTGATGAAGAAGCTGGGCAAGAAAACGCTGACCATCGTGCTGGCCGACCCGATCGATACGGTGCCAGTGGAACTGGCCGAATGGGGCGTGACGCTGAAAAGCGAGGGCCATGAAATTGAGTATATTTTCGATACGCAGGCCGAACGGACCGGCGTGTCGTCGCTGCTGCGCAAGCTGGGCGACATGGGGATCGGTTACAAGGATCTGAACACGGCGCAGAGCAGCCTGGAGGATATTTTCGTGAGCCTGGTGCATGAGGAGAAGGCGGCATGA
- the mmsB gene encoding 3-hydroxyisobutyrate dehydrogenase, giving the protein MTQTIAFIGLGNMGGGMAANLLKNGYAVRAFDLSDDALAKAESHGAVRATSAADAATGADAVVTMLPAGKHVESVYAGEVYGAANPGALFLDCSTIDVATARRVIEAATDRGFDMVDAPVSGGIAAANGGTLTFMVGGTDAAFAKAKPILSAMGKAVIHAGGAGNGQGAKICNNMLLGATMVATCESFAMARKLGLDPQTFYDISSVSSGQSWSMTSYCPVPGVGPQSPSDNGYQGGFAVGLMLKDLKLATEAAALVGASVPMGNAAESLYQLLANQGEAGRDFSLMIEMLEGK; this is encoded by the coding sequence ATGACCCAGACGATCGCCTTCATCGGCCTTGGCAATATGGGCGGCGGTATGGCCGCCAATCTGCTGAAAAACGGCTATGCCGTTCGCGCCTTCGACCTGTCGGACGATGCGCTGGCCAAGGCGGAATCGCACGGTGCCGTCCGCGCTACCAGCGCCGCCGATGCCGCGACGGGGGCAGATGCGGTCGTCACCATGCTGCCGGCGGGCAAGCATGTCGAAAGCGTCTATGCCGGCGAAGTCTATGGCGCGGCGAACCCCGGCGCCTTGTTCCTCGACTGCTCCACCATCGACGTCGCCACCGCGCGCCGGGTGATCGAAGCCGCCACGGATCGCGGCTTCGACATGGTCGACGCGCCCGTCTCCGGCGGCATTGCAGCGGCCAATGGCGGCACGCTGACCTTCATGGTCGGCGGCACCGACGCCGCCTTTGCCAAGGCGAAACCGATCCTGTCCGCCATGGGCAAGGCAGTCATTCATGCGGGCGGCGCGGGCAATGGTCAGGGTGCCAAAATCTGCAACAACATGCTGCTCGGCGCCACCATGGTCGCCACCTGCGAAAGTTTCGCCATGGCCAGGAAACTGGGCCTAGATCCCCAGACCTTCTACGACATCTCCAGCGTGTCGTCGGGCCAGAGCTGGTCGATGACCAGCTATTGCCCCGTCCCCGGCGTCGGCCCGCAATCGCCATCCGACAATGGCTATCAGGGCGGCTTTGCCGTCGGCCTGATGCTCAAGGATCTGAAACTCGCGACCGAAGCCGCCGCCCTGGTCGGCGCATCGGTGCCGATGGGCAATGCAGCCGAATCGCTCTATCAACTGCTCGCCAATCAGGGCGAGGCAGGCCGCGACTTCTCCCTGATGATCGAGATGCTGGAGGGGAAGTAA
- a CDS encoding enoyl-CoA hydratase/isomerase family protein — MTDQVLTFIENAIGRIRLNRPRAIHALTPDMCEAINAALLAWRNDDAVLAVMIDHLPAADGDPKLSRGFCAGGDIALIANSAKADCVEAERFFHLEYQMNHLLFVYDKPIVAFIDGIVMGGGVGLSLPARYRVATERTTFAMPETGIGLFPDVGGGWFLSRLPGRVGAWLATTGARIDGADCTTIGIATHYMPSDTLDAVKARIIADPASIAAILDSAAQTPPPSKLADNRADIDRLFASDRAEDIVAALTADGSAWADTQRATLATKSPQTIKVALRQLVEGAAKPDFAANMTMEYGLACAIIRRPDFVEGVRAVIFDKDNAPRWTPATLEQVDDAIIDAIFAPLPADRQWKPLPGVE, encoded by the coding sequence ATGACCGACCAAGTCCTGACCTTCATCGAAAACGCTATCGGCCGCATCCGCCTGAACCGGCCAAGGGCGATCCATGCCCTGACCCCCGACATGTGCGAAGCGATCAACGCGGCGCTGCTGGCATGGCGCAACGACGATGCGGTCCTCGCGGTCATGATCGACCATCTCCCTGCGGCAGACGGCGACCCCAAACTTTCGCGCGGCTTCTGCGCGGGTGGCGACATCGCGCTGATCGCCAACAGTGCGAAGGCCGACTGCGTGGAGGCGGAACGCTTCTTCCATCTCGAATATCAGATGAACCACCTGCTGTTCGTCTATGACAAACCGATCGTCGCCTTCATCGACGGCATCGTCATGGGCGGCGGCGTGGGCCTCTCGCTCCCCGCCCGCTATCGCGTCGCGACCGAACGCACGACCTTCGCCATGCCCGAAACCGGCATCGGCCTGTTCCCCGACGTGGGCGGCGGCTGGTTCCTGTCGCGCCTGCCCGGCCGGGTCGGCGCATGGTTGGCGACCACCGGCGCGCGGATCGACGGGGCGGATTGCACTACCATCGGCATCGCCACCCATTATATGCCGTCGGATACGCTCGACGCCGTCAAGGCGCGCATCATCGCTGACCCCGCCAGCATCGCCGCCATCCTCGACAGCGCAGCGCAAACGCCCCCGCCCTCGAAACTGGCCGACAACCGCGCCGACATCGATCGCCTGTTCGCGTCGGACCGGGCAGAGGACATCGTCGCCGCGCTCACCGCCGACGGCAGCGCATGGGCGGACACGCAACGGGCGACGCTGGCCACCAAATCGCCCCAGACGATCAAGGTCGCGCTGCGCCAACTGGTCGAGGGCGCAGCCAAGCCGGATTTCGCCGCCAATATGACGATGGAATATGGCCTCGCCTGCGCCATCATCCGCCGCCCCGATTTTGTCGAGGGCGTGCGCGCCGTGATCTTCGACAAGGATAATGCCCCACGCTGGACCCCGGCCACGCTGGAACAGGTGGATGACGCCATCATCGACGCGATCTTCGCCCCGCTCCCCGCCGACCGGCAGTGGAAGCCTTTGCCCGGCGTGGAATAA
- a CDS encoding nucleotidyltransferase family protein: MRTERIAAVLLAAGTSSRFGEDDKLMAEIRGKPLAAHTLETIASMAFAELVAVVRPIAFAPVLHRKLDRRGYTIIVNDQPEEGISGSIVRAVEHLMPNNRIRGVLICLADMPNVPQTHYNRICMAAEDIRSVVASTDSFSASPPAFIGRRHFEELLALKGDQGARALLSHGIQIETNYDVLHDVDTPEDLIGTRRTTPQ; encoded by the coding sequence ATGCGAACTGAACGTATAGCCGCCGTTCTGCTGGCAGCCGGAACATCTTCCCGCTTTGGTGAGGACGACAAGCTGATGGCCGAAATTCGCGGCAAGCCCCTTGCCGCGCACACGCTGGAAACCATCGCGTCCATGGCCTTTGCCGAACTGGTCGCGGTTGTGCGCCCGATCGCGTTCGCGCCCGTCCTGCACCGCAAACTCGACCGGCGTGGCTATACCATCATCGTCAACGATCAGCCCGAAGAGGGTATTTCGGGCAGCATCGTGCGCGCGGTCGAACATCTGATGCCCAACAACCGCATACGCGGCGTCCTGATCTGCCTGGCGGATATGCCCAATGTGCCGCAAACCCATTATAACCGCATCTGCATGGCGGCCGAAGACATACGCTCCGTCGTCGCCAGCACCGACAGCTTTTCCGCTTCCCCCCCTGCCTTCATCGGGCGCAGGCATTTCGAAGAATTGCTGGCGCTCAAGGGCGATCAGGGCGCGCGCGCTCTGCTCAGCCACGGTATCCAGATCGAAACAAATTATGACGTGCTGCATGATGTGGACACGCCCGAAGACCTGATCGGCACACGACGCACCACCCCGCAATAA
- a CDS encoding acyl-CoA dehydrogenase family protein, giving the protein MTQFDLTDDQREIQELARRFTADAITPHAAQWDEHHIFPRDTIRAAAELGFGGIYVSEESGGIGLGRLESALIMEAMAHGCPSTSAFISIHNMGAWMIDRFGDQSVKDAYLPDLIPMTRMASYCLTEAGAGSDAAAIKTRAVRDGDHYVVTGSKQFISGGGENEVYVVMVRTGEDGPKGITCLVIDKDMPGVSFGAQERKLGWHSQPTAQVNFDGVRVPVANRVGAEGQGFAIAMAGLDGGRLNIGACSLGGAQRCLDEAVRYTKDRQQFGKAIAEFQNTQFTLADMATELEAARTLLYAAAVKVSDNAPDKTRFAAMAKRFATDTGSSIADRALQLHGGYGYLMDYPIERLWRDLRVHSILEGTNQVMRMIVARDMLRD; this is encoded by the coding sequence ATGACCCAGTTCGACCTGACAGACGACCAGCGCGAAATTCAGGAACTGGCGCGCCGCTTCACGGCCGACGCGATCACCCCGCACGCGGCGCAATGGGACGAACATCATATCTTCCCGCGCGACACGATCCGCGCGGCGGCGGAACTGGGCTTTGGCGGCATCTATGTGTCGGAAGAATCCGGCGGCATCGGCCTTGGCCGCCTCGAATCCGCGCTCATCATGGAAGCGATGGCGCATGGCTGCCCATCGACCAGCGCCTTCATTTCCATCCACAATATGGGCGCATGGATGATCGACCGTTTCGGCGATCAGAGCGTCAAGGACGCCTATCTCCCCGACCTCATCCCCATGACCCGCATGGCCAGTTACTGCCTGACCGAAGCGGGCGCAGGGTCGGACGCGGCGGCAATCAAGACCAGGGCAGTGCGCGACGGCGACCATTATGTCGTCACCGGCTCCAAACAATTCATCTCCGGCGGCGGCGAAAACGAAGTTTACGTCGTCATGGTCCGCACGGGCGAGGACGGGCCGAAGGGCATCACCTGCCTCGTCATCGACAAGGATATGCCGGGCGTCAGCTTCGGCGCGCAGGAACGTAAGCTCGGCTGGCACAGCCAACCCACCGCGCAGGTCAATTTCGACGGCGTGCGCGTGCCGGTCGCCAATCGCGTCGGTGCGGAAGGACAGGGCTTTGCCATCGCCATGGCTGGCCTCGACGGGGGACGCCTCAACATCGGCGCCTGTTCGCTGGGCGGGGCGCAGCGCTGCCTCGACGAAGCGGTGCGCTACACCAAGGATCGCCAGCAATTCGGCAAGGCTATCGCCGAATTTCAGAACACCCAATTCACCCTCGCCGACATGGCGACCGAATTGGAGGCCGCCCGCACGCTGCTCTACGCCGCCGCCGTCAAGGTGAGCGACAACGCGCCCGACAAGACGCGCTTTGCCGCCATGGCCAAGCGTTTCGCCACCGACACCGGATCGTCCATCGCCGACCGCGCGCTGCAACTGCATGGCGGCTATGGCTATCTGATGGACTATCCCATCGAACGCCTCTGGCGCGACCTGCGCGTCCATTCCATTCTGGAAGGCACAAACCAGGTCATGCGCATGATCGTAGCCCGCGATATGCTGCGGGATTGA
- a CDS encoding dipeptidase, whose protein sequence is MRVCLMMGAALVALLHGPVSAQAVPKKVQQLHQKMLTLDSHLDTPASLDLPGWSIDEEHGVHSDYTQVDLPRMKKGGLDGGFWAIYTGQGPLTVEGFRKARDFALLRGVSIREMVAADPANFALATEAKDAAPIAAAGKRVVYMSIENAYPLGEDVTLLQTFYDMGVRVAGFAHFAHNQFADSSTDPSKKPRFGGLSPLGKLLLKDMNRLGVVPDASHSSDQVLDDLLALSTTPVLLTHSGCKAVYDHPRNINDAHLQALAAKGGVIQMNAYGAYLKASKPNPERQKAMGALFASMREGAKLSAETRAQLLAKRQEIDRLYPDTDRPTFDDFMAHMLHALKVVGPDHVGIGADWDGGGGVVGMEDVLDLPKITDALLKAGYSEGDVQKIWSGNVLRVLAAAEAGKAK, encoded by the coding sequence ATGCGGGTGTGTTTGATGATGGGGGCAGCGCTGGTCGCGCTGCTCCACGGGCCGGTGTCGGCGCAGGCGGTGCCGAAAAAGGTGCAGCAATTGCACCAGAAGATGCTGACGCTCGACAGTCATCTCGATACGCCTGCCTCGCTCGACTTGCCGGGCTGGTCGATCGACGAGGAACATGGGGTGCATAGCGACTATACCCAGGTCGATTTGCCGCGCATGAAGAAGGGCGGTCTGGATGGCGGCTTCTGGGCGATCTATACAGGCCAAGGGCCGCTGACGGTCGAAGGGTTCCGCAAGGCGCGCGATTTCGCGTTGCTGCGCGGCGTGTCGATCCGCGAGATGGTGGCGGCCGACCCGGCGAATTTCGCGCTGGCGACAGAGGCTAAGGATGCGGCACCGATCGCGGCGGCGGGCAAGCGGGTCGTCTATATGTCGATCGAGAATGCCTATCCGCTGGGCGAGGATGTGACGCTGCTCCAGACCTTTTACGACATGGGCGTGCGGGTCGCGGGCTTTGCCCATTTCGCGCATAACCAGTTTGCCGACAGTTCGACCGACCCGTCGAAAAAGCCGCGTTTTGGCGGGCTTAGTCCGCTGGGCAAGCTATTGCTCAAGGACATGAACCGGCTGGGCGTGGTGCCTGATGCGTCGCATAGCAGCGACCAGGTGCTGGACGATTTGCTGGCGCTGTCCACGACGCCGGTGTTGCTGACCCATTCGGGGTGCAAGGCCGTCTATGACCATCCGCGCAACATTAACGACGCGCATTTGCAGGCGCTGGCGGCCAAGGGCGGCGTCATTCAAATGAACGCCTATGGCGCATATCTTAAAGCCAGCAAGCCCAACCCGGAGCGGCAGAAGGCGATGGGCGCGCTGTTCGCGTCGATGCGGGAGGGGGCGAAACTGTCGGCGGAAACGCGGGCGCAATTGCTGGCCAAGCGGCAGGAAATCGACAGGCTCTATCCCGACACCGACCGGCCGACCTTCGACGATTTCATGGCGCATATGCTCCATGCGTTGAAGGTGGTGGGACCGGACCATGTGGGTATCGGCGCGGACTGGGACGGCGGCGGCGGCGTGGTGGGCATGGAGGATGTGCTGGACCTGCCCAAGATCACCGATGCGCTGCTCAAGGCCGGTTACAGCGAGGGTGATGTGCAGAAAATCTGGTCGGGCAATGTCCTGCGCGTGCTGGCGGCGGCGGAGGCGGGCAAGGCGAAGTGA
- a CDS encoding LysR substrate-binding domain-containing protein, whose protein sequence is MFDWDDLRVFLAVARARRVAPAARALGIDATTIARRLVRLEKALDAELFEMGAGERSLTARGQELLVHAETAESAALAALEDMGGQGRSLAGQVRLSVAEGFGTWVLAPGMADFNRRHPGIRLDLITASGFLNPSKREADMAVMLARPQRGRLTVRRLGDYRLHLYAAPDYLARAGRPDAPADLRGHTLIGYVPEFIFSPELDYLDEVETGLEATLRSTSIIMQQRMIAEGAGIGVLPDFIARRDSRLVPLMADRIEIIRSFWLVMHGDLRKLARIGAVADWLQERIDILKAIDAAPGAR, encoded by the coding sequence ATGTTCGATTGGGACGACCTGCGGGTATTTCTGGCGGTGGCGCGGGCGCGGCGGGTGGCCCCTGCGGCCCGTGCGCTGGGGATCGACGCGACGACGATTGCGCGGCGGCTGGTGCGGCTGGAAAAGGCGCTGGACGCTGAATTGTTCGAAATGGGGGCGGGGGAACGCAGCCTGACGGCGCGGGGGCAGGAGTTGCTGGTCCATGCCGAAACCGCCGAAAGCGCCGCGCTCGCCGCGCTGGAGGATATGGGCGGGCAGGGGCGTTCGCTGGCCGGGCAGGTGCGGCTGTCGGTGGCTGAAGGGTTCGGCACCTGGGTGCTGGCACCGGGCATGGCCGATTTCAACCGGCGGCATCCGGGCATCAGGCTGGACCTGATTACCGCGTCCGGCTTTCTCAATCCATCCAAGCGCGAAGCGGACATGGCGGTGATGCTGGCGCGGCCGCAGCGCGGGCGGCTGACGGTGCGGCGGCTGGGCGATTATCGGCTGCATCTTTATGCCGCGCCCGATTATCTGGCGCGGGCGGGGCGACCCGATGCGCCAGCGGACCTGCGCGGCCATACGCTGATCGGCTATGTGCCAGAGTTCATCTTTTCGCCCGAACTGGATTATCTGGACGAAGTGGAGACGGGGCTGGAAGCGACGCTGCGGTCGACCAGCATCATCATGCAGCAACGCATGATCGCGGAAGGGGCGGGGATCGGCGTGCTGCCCGATTTCATCGCGCGGCGTGATTCGCGGCTGGTGCCGTTGATGGCCGACCGGATCGAGATCATCCGCAGTTTCTGGCTGGTGATGCATGGCGACCTGCGCAAACTGGCGCGGATCGGGGCTGTAGCCGACTGGTTGCAGGAAAGGATCGACATATTAAAGGCAATCGACGCGGCCCCCGGAGCGCGTTAA
- a CDS encoding SDR family oxidoreductase, which translates to MSEEELPYRPLGSVKAVSDAIGALPLATKRLALVTGGHRRLGGIIAGALAKAGHSLAIHGSHDTRLDSHLALTLEEQGSEWEGFVVDFADPENAEELIAQVAARFGRPPDILVNSAAMFGQDRLDTVTADDLMRHYAVNCAAPAMLTKAFATIPAGSGDRCIINILDQRIDHPHTDQLAYTLSKLALAGLTRTSANALAPRVRVNAVAPGLTIATPDYDADQMARLEAMMPLARLPQAEQIAQAVLYLVEASAVTGQTIYVDGGAHLKSYDRDFMHLCR; encoded by the coding sequence ATGAGTGAGGAGGAGCTTCCCTATCGCCCGCTGGGCAGCGTGAAGGCCGTGTCCGATGCGATCGGCGCGCTGCCGCTGGCGACCAAGCGGCTGGCGCTCGTCACTGGCGGCCACCGGCGGCTGGGCGGCATCATTGCGGGGGCTTTGGCGAAGGCGGGCCATTCGCTGGCCATCCATGGCAGCCATGACACGCGGCTCGATTCCCATCTGGCGCTGACGCTGGAGGAGCAGGGGAGCGAGTGGGAAGGCTTCGTCGTCGATTTCGCCGACCCGGAAAATGCCGAGGAACTGATTGCGCAGGTCGCCGCGCGCTTTGGCCGCCCGCCCGACATATTGGTCAACAGCGCCGCGATGTTCGGGCAGGACCGGCTGGACACAGTGACCGCCGACGACCTGATGCGCCATTATGCCGTCAATTGCGCCGCGCCCGCGATGCTGACCAAGGCGTTTGCGACGATCCCGGCGGGAAGTGGCGACAGGTGCATCATCAACATCCTGGACCAGAGGATCGACCATCCCCACACCGACCAGCTGGCCTATACTCTGTCCAAGCTGGCGCTGGCGGGGTTGACCCGGACCAGCGCCAACGCGCTGGCTCCACGAGTGCGAGTCAATGCAGTCGCGCCGGGGCTGACCATCGCCACGCCCGATTATGATGCCGATCAGATGGCCCGGCTGGAAGCGATGATGCCGCTCGCGCGCTTGCCGCAGGCCGAGCAGATCGCGCAAGCGGTGCTGTATCTGGTCGAGGCGAGCGCCGTGACCGGGCAGACCATCTATGTCGATGGCGGGGCGCACCTAAAAAGCTATGATCGTGATTTCATGCATCTGTGCCGATAG